The Nitrospirota bacterium DNA segment GGGGACGTCAGGTGTAGACCCGATAAGTGTGCACTGGTGGAAGAACGGGAGAAAGTATATTGCTGCTCTGCTCAAGGCGTGGTGGCCGGGTGTAGACTGCGACACAGGATATTCTTATCTGCTCAAGAAGACGGGGGACCACAGCATCCTTACGATGTTCGATGAAATGTCTCAGGGACATATCGATGGCGCTATCTTCGTCGGAGAAAATCCTGCTGTGAGCGACCCTGACAGCGATCATGTGAGAGCGGCATTGGCAAATCTCGAATGGCTCGTCTGCGTAGACCCATTTGAAACAGAGACAGCGGCATTCTGGAGGTTGAATACTTTAGCAAATACAACCGTCTACCTTTTGCCTTGCGCAGTCGGCATCGAAAAGTATGGCTCTTTCACCAATAGCAGCAGGTGGCTTCAGTGGTCATGGAGTGGAGGAAATCCACCGGGAGAAGCAAGAACAGACCTCGATATCCTTGTGGACTTAGGCACGAGGCTTAAAACTGCCTTTAGTGCAGAACCCCAGATGTCGAATCTCAACTGGCCGTGCTTTGGCTACACTGGACAAACAGGCGATGCCCTGGCAGAACTCGTAGCAAAGGAGATGCATGGATATTTTTGGAATGGTTCGAGCTGGGTGTTACATAATGGAACCTTTTTGAATTTCCCGGATTACACGGGGCCTGACTATCTTTATGCTTGCGGCAACTGGCTCCATTGCGGTTCTTTTGCTGTATCACTGGATGCGTTTGAAAGCCCAAATCAGGGCGCTATATGGCCAGCTGGTGGAGTCGGAAACAGGGCAAAGAGGAGATACCCAATTGATGTTGGTAATGCTGGTTGGACAGACCCCGGCAAGTTGTGCTCCAGCCTATATTCCTATTGGTCGTGGTGCTGGCCTGTCAACAGGAGAATCGTTTATAACCGTGCGTCAATGTATCTTAGTGATAAAGATTTGACTACACTTGCAGGCGACCCGCTTGCTCCGCAAAAATATGTAGTCAAGTGGGACCCCGCTGCATCTACATTTAGAGGCGATGTAATAGACGGCGGCGGGAATCCGGGACCGGGAACATGGCCTTATCCTTTTATTATGCTAAAGGATGGTCACGGACACCTCTTTGGTGGATGGACTCTGTCAGATGGCCCATTCCCATGGCATTATGAGCCTGCTGAAAGCCCGATAGCTTATCCATCATGGCTTGGCACTTACAGGATGAACCCGACTGTTCATTTGTATGACCCTGGAAATGTTGCTACAAACTTCGCAGAGCATGGAGACGATGAATATAACATCTTTGCGACATCTTACAGAATAACCGAGCACTATCATACGGGGACTATGACGAGAAATATACCCATTCTGATTGAACTTCAACCTGAGCCTTTTGTTGAGATAAGCGAAGAGCTTGCGGCTGATACCACCGGAACCCTCGTTAAAAATAGTGATACAAATGGACCCATCAGCAATGGAGATGATGTGATAGTAACCTCAGCCAGAGGAAGTATTACAGTCAAAGCATGCGTCACTAAACGCTTCAAACCATTCAGGGTGAATGGCACAATAGTTCATCAGGTAGGTATCATCTGGCATTGGGGATTTATGGGTCTTAGTACTGGTGACAGCGGAAACATTCTGACACCTTATATCGGAGACGCCAATACGAGAATTCCGGAATCTAAGTGCTTCAGGGTAAACATCGAGAAGGTATAATACATAGTGCATAGCGGATGAGATTATATCTACTCTAATTTTCAAGATTGCCCCGGCACAAACCGGGGCAATCTATTGATAGTTACCTTGTTTGTCATTGTAAGAAGTCCCGAAAGCTTTCAGGACGGCGAAGCAATCCTAAAAGGGGAGATTGCCATGCCTTCGGCTCGCAATGACGGAAAGAAGTAATTTTTTTAAAAAGGAATACATAATGAAAAGAAAAAAACCTAATGAATTGGACAGGATCATCCATAGAATAGATGTCATTGAGAAAAATAGACCCAGTTATAAAGAAATACTCGAATTTTTTAAAGACATTGTAAAACAGCAGTATAAGATAAAATCACTTATTAATGTAGAAGCTGTTGACATAAATAGGGAAACAGTAAAAAAGCAGATGATGGAAGGATTTCCTTTGATAGAT contains these protein-coding regions:
- a CDS encoding molybdopterin-dependent oxidoreductase, translated to MTNSWTDIENADVVLIMGCNPAENHPLAMKHVLKAKEKGATIINVDPRFCRSSSQADIYAPMRSGTDIAFIGGMIKYAIDHGLYNTKYVRECTNALLMVNSGFETCEEGTKGVFSGLTTPGTYYPHLDATLDAAYTKTTWDYDAPLTPTVAANLTDSGTVFDKLKKQFANYTIENVCAITGTPEALYQEICETFCSTYPDNKSATILYAMGTTQHTIGSQNIRAYSILQLLLGNMGVAGGGINALRGQVNVQGATDQAVLHHILPGYLKVPTPSQTTLTDYMNANYNSAHAVNPVHNYTVRGTSGVDPISVHWWKNGRKYIAALLKAWWPGVDCDTGYSYLLKKTGDHSILTMFDEMSQGHIDGAIFVGENPAVSDPDSDHVRAALANLEWLVCVDPFETETAAFWRLNTLANTTVYLLPCAVGIEKYGSFTNSSRWLQWSWSGGNPPGEARTDLDILVDLGTRLKTAFSAEPQMSNLNWPCFGYTGQTGDALAELVAKEMHGYFWNGSSWVLHNGTFLNFPDYTGPDYLYACGNWLHCGSFAVSLDAFESPNQGAIWPAGGVGNRAKRRYPIDVGNAGWTDPGKLCSSLYSYWSWCWPVNRRIVYNRASMYLSDKDLTTLAGDPLAPQKYVVKWDPAASTFRGDVIDGGGNPGPGTWPYPFIMLKDGHGHLFGGWTLSDGPFPWHYEPAESPIAYPSWLGTYRMNPTVHLYDPGNVATNFAEHGDDEYNIFATSYRITEHYHTGTMTRNIPILIELQPEPFVEISEELAADTTGTLVKNSDTNGPISNGDDVIVTSARGSITVKACVTKRFKPFRVNGTIVHQVGIIWHWGFMGLSTGDSGNILTPYIGDANTRIPESKCFRVNIEKV